A stretch of Flexivirga aerilata DNA encodes these proteins:
- a CDS encoding DUF429 domain-containing protein — translation MYFVGLDLAWGSRNPSGVAVLDDDGALQLLTAVVSDDEIAASVAPYLQDRCVVGVDAPLVVTNPTGSRRAEKDLGRDFAPFQAGAHPTNTGKFPDGTRGARLCAALSLDMDPESTAPRRAVEVYPHPATIALFRLGRTLKYKNKPGRTLEQLRGELLTLVRLLESLSTARPQMRLVSSSAWRDLVAGIERATRKSQLRDAEDQVDAVVCAYVVLLRERVPEAVVTYGDFADGYIVTPRLPAGLAPSPRAPRVERRVDVVRRATEEYAALYPQLELAAAEAVALVTGILDDAGLNYLSVTGRAKSVASFAEKAGRRAGDTPLYADPLHDIGDLIGVRVITYVRSDVAAVAELLAAEAVVSDDRDLGQETASEGRFGYASRHLQVRAAAEDVPSYPELAGRQLQVQIRTVLQHAWAEFEHDIRYKGTVPGEHRSDFDRRFTLAAGLLELADQEFTTIRDTLRDAVPEAEEHDAADDRISPRELAAYLAGQYAEAGWSRPDHYAWIAGLVHELGIGSLADLAAALRAVDTDRIDRVMAYRTPPGAVRRLDDALLAAFGDRYVALPGNSHRVERLRTRAAKLDAG, via the coding sequence ATGTATTTCGTGGGTCTCGACCTGGCGTGGGGGTCGCGCAACCCGTCCGGCGTCGCCGTGCTCGACGACGACGGGGCGCTGCAGCTGCTGACCGCAGTCGTCTCCGACGACGAGATCGCGGCGAGCGTTGCGCCATACCTGCAGGACCGGTGCGTGGTCGGTGTCGACGCACCGCTCGTCGTCACCAACCCCACCGGCAGCCGCCGGGCGGAGAAGGACCTCGGCCGCGACTTCGCGCCCTTCCAGGCCGGCGCCCACCCGACCAACACCGGCAAGTTCCCGGATGGCACGCGCGGTGCCCGGCTCTGCGCGGCGTTGAGCCTCGACATGGACCCGGAGTCGACCGCGCCACGCCGGGCGGTCGAGGTCTACCCGCACCCGGCGACCATTGCGCTCTTCCGGCTCGGGCGCACCCTGAAGTACAAGAACAAGCCGGGGCGCACGCTGGAGCAACTGCGCGGCGAACTGCTCACCCTCGTGCGGCTGCTGGAGTCGCTGTCCACCGCCCGGCCGCAGATGCGGCTGGTCTCCTCGTCGGCGTGGCGTGACCTGGTGGCGGGCATCGAGCGCGCGACCCGCAAGTCGCAGCTGCGCGACGCCGAGGACCAGGTCGATGCGGTCGTCTGTGCGTATGTCGTGCTGCTGCGCGAGCGGGTGCCGGAGGCAGTGGTGACCTACGGCGACTTCGCCGACGGTTACATCGTGACGCCGCGGCTGCCGGCCGGTCTCGCGCCGTCGCCGCGGGCGCCGAGGGTGGAGCGCCGGGTGGACGTGGTGCGGCGCGCGACGGAGGAGTATGCCGCGCTCTACCCGCAGCTGGAGCTGGCCGCCGCGGAGGCGGTCGCGCTCGTCACCGGCATCCTCGACGACGCGGGGCTCAACTACCTGAGCGTCACCGGCCGCGCGAAGAGCGTCGCGTCGTTCGCGGAGAAGGCCGGCCGGCGGGCCGGGGACACGCCGCTCTACGCCGACCCGCTGCACGACATCGGCGACCTCATCGGGGTGCGCGTCATCACCTATGTGCGCAGCGACGTTGCGGCCGTCGCCGAGCTGCTGGCCGCCGAGGCCGTGGTCTCCGACGACCGCGACCTCGGGCAGGAGACCGCGAGCGAGGGTCGCTTCGGTTACGCCAGTCGCCACCTGCAGGTGCGTGCGGCGGCTGAGGATGTGCCGTCATACCCCGAGCTTGCGGGGCGTCAGCTGCAGGTGCAGATCCGCACCGTGCTGCAGCACGCCTGGGCGGAGTTCGAGCACGACATCCGTTACAAGGGAACGGTTCCCGGCGAGCACCGCTCCGACTTCGACCGCCGCTTCACGCTCGCCGCCGGGCTGTTGGAGCTGGCCGACCAGGAGTTCACGACCATCCGCGACACGCTGCGCGACGCGGTGCCGGAGGCCGAGGAGCACGACGCCGCCGACGACCGCATCAGTCCCCGGGAGCTGGCGGCATATCTCGCCGGGCAGTATGCCGAGGCGGGCTGGTCGCGCCCGGACCACTACGCGTGGATCGCCGGCCTGGTGCACGAACTCGGCATCGGCTCCCTGGCCGACCTCGCGGCCGCGCTGCGGGCGGTCGACACCGACCGGATCGACCGGGTGATGGCCTACCGCACGCCGCCCGGTGCCGTGCGCCGACTGGACGACGCGCTGCTCGCGGCCTTCGGCGATCGGTATGTCGCACTGCCCGGCAACTCCCACCGGGTGGAGCGGTTGCGCACGCGGGCGGCGAAGCTGGACGCGGGCTGA
- a CDS encoding siderophore-interacting protein, with protein MSVTTQTQPFRLFRVRLAARQRRSPHLVRLTFADPTLADFADNGYDQRLKVVLPQDGGLPLAEFPMGDDWFTVWRGQPTDRRAHIRTYTIVAVRPGAGEIDVDFVDHGATGPGSRFGGAAPIGEEAIILGPSASYDGTHGGLEFRREFAGSARQLIVGDLSALPAIAGIARELPSTATGLISIEVPHAEDAHGVEAPAGVKLDWCIASAGDDQMGTVRRWLTGLGPLHGDQVRTTVIDDGGEDPYWEVTAPGADAATPPAISAWIAGESGRVRALRRMLVDDFDVPRAAVCFMGYWRDGVAGG; from the coding sequence ATGAGCGTCACGACGCAGACCCAGCCGTTCCGGCTCTTCCGGGTGCGTCTCGCCGCCCGGCAGCGGCGTTCGCCACACCTGGTGCGGCTGACCTTCGCCGATCCGACGCTCGCCGACTTCGCCGACAACGGCTACGACCAGCGGCTCAAGGTCGTGCTGCCCCAGGACGGCGGCCTCCCGCTCGCCGAGTTCCCGATGGGCGACGACTGGTTCACCGTATGGCGCGGCCAGCCCACGGACCGTCGCGCGCACATTCGCACCTACACGATCGTCGCGGTGCGGCCGGGGGCCGGCGAGATCGACGTCGACTTCGTCGACCACGGCGCGACCGGACCGGGCTCGCGATTCGGCGGAGCCGCCCCCATCGGCGAGGAGGCGATCATCCTCGGCCCCTCCGCGTCGTATGACGGCACTCACGGCGGGCTGGAGTTCCGCCGGGAGTTCGCCGGCAGCGCGCGCCAGCTGATCGTGGGCGACCTCAGCGCACTGCCCGCAATCGCCGGCATTGCCCGCGAATTGCCTTCCACCGCAACGGGTTTGATCAGCATCGAGGTGCCGCACGCGGAGGATGCGCATGGCGTCGAAGCACCCGCCGGCGTCAAGCTCGACTGGTGCATCGCCTCCGCCGGCGACGACCAGATGGGCACCGTCCGGCGGTGGCTGACCGGGCTCGGGCCGTTGCACGGCGACCAGGTGCGCACGACCGTGATCGACGACGGCGGCGAGGATCCCTACTGGGAGGTCACCGCGCCGGGCGCGGATGCGGCGACTCCCCCGGCGATCTCGGCGTGGATCGCCGGCGAGTCCGGGCGCGTGCGCGCCCTGCGCCGGATGCTCGTCGACGACTTCGACGTGCCGCGGGCGGCAGTCTGCTTCATGGGGTATTGGCGCGACGGCGTCGCCGGCGGCTGA
- a CDS encoding NYN domain-containing protein produces MTRTLIVDGANVVGSRPDGWWKDRAGAAQRLHDRLQGADLDFDRIILVLEGKAKSGVAEADSAPVEIVHAPREGDDEIVEQAKKAVEAGDETTVATADRGLEARVRAVGAGVKSPGSLLRELPGG; encoded by the coding sequence ATGACCCGCACACTCATCGTCGACGGCGCCAATGTCGTCGGCTCCCGGCCCGACGGCTGGTGGAAGGACCGGGCCGGCGCCGCACAGCGCCTGCACGACCGTCTGCAGGGGGCCGACCTCGACTTCGACCGGATCATCCTGGTCCTGGAAGGCAAGGCGAAATCCGGTGTGGCTGAGGCGGATTCGGCGCCGGTCGAGATCGTGCACGCGCCGCGCGAAGGCGACGACGAGATCGTCGAGCAGGCCAAGAAGGCCGTGGAGGCCGGTGACGAGACGACCGTCGCGACGGCCGACCGCGGCCTGGAGGCACGGGTGCGCGCCGTCGGCGCCGGCGTCAAGTCGCCCGGCAGCCTGCTGCGCGAGCTCCCCGGCGGCTGA
- a CDS encoding GntR family transcriptional regulator has product MTSDDRASDLSGTAPRQKASAVYEDLRTRILGGRLECGVWLRAESLADELGVSRTPVREAFRQLAADGLIELIPNRGARVALISDEDLESTYELHAILEGYGARRAAEGQLADIGRLRELCDLMERTLATGEEGKYDEITRLDLEFHGAIHRASGNIALPAMIAGFAQRSLVRNAFADYAPAEIERALDQHREITEAVGARDGVLAEAIMRSHVLGARTTLRRGLAKLTEPCKAPAS; this is encoded by the coding sequence ATGACGAGCGACGACCGAGCCTCCGACCTTTCCGGGACGGCACCGCGCCAGAAGGCGAGCGCGGTCTATGAGGACCTGCGCACCCGCATCCTGGGCGGCCGGCTGGAGTGCGGCGTCTGGCTGCGCGCCGAGTCACTCGCCGACGAACTCGGCGTGAGCCGCACGCCCGTGCGCGAGGCGTTCCGCCAGCTCGCCGCAGACGGCCTCATCGAGCTCATCCCCAACCGCGGGGCGCGCGTCGCCCTGATCAGCGACGAGGACCTCGAGTCCACCTACGAACTCCACGCGATCCTCGAGGGCTACGGCGCCCGGCGAGCCGCCGAGGGGCAACTGGCCGACATCGGGCGGCTGCGTGAACTCTGCGACCTCATGGAGCGCACCCTCGCCACCGGCGAAGAGGGCAAATATGACGAGATCACCCGCCTCGACCTCGAGTTCCACGGTGCGATACATCGCGCCAGCGGCAACATCGCGCTGCCCGCCATGATCGCCGGCTTCGCACAGCGCTCCTTGGTGCGCAACGCCTTCGCCGACTACGCCCCGGCCGAGATCGAGCGCGCCTTGGACCAGCACCGGGAGATAACCGAGGCCGTAGGAGCCCGAGATGGTGTCCTCGCCGAGGCGATCATGCGCTCGCACGTGCTCGGTGCCCGCACCACCCTGCGCCGCGGGCTCGCCAAGCTCACTGAGCCGTGTAAGGCACCGGCCTCCTGA
- a CDS encoding C40 family peptidase, translated as MSVIAPRGRHRAPSKLSTTFNSTARVSAAVAVTGGIVASIAAPQAADAATGVASFSGSNQAAAAVPAQSVQAKQLLASVSAKPQLAVAEQAKSLVVKPKAKKKPATQAKSTPRKQNTARTTAAAQTRTEQASASTRTQVRPRTSSVSRSQVRTVATTTQRSTYTPRTQPTQRPVSQPKAQPTVPSTSGVVAIAQRYLGTPYVYGGNTPAGFDCSGFTSYVFAQAGKSIPRTATAQMFASTKVSNPQPGDLVFYGSASYAYHVGIYMGNGMMVAAPKPGDVVKIQAVYGNPVAYGRL; from the coding sequence GTGTCCGTTATTGCCCCCCGCGGTCGTCACCGCGCCCCGAGCAAGCTCTCGACCACCTTCAACTCGACCGCGCGGGTGTCCGCCGCCGTGGCCGTGACCGGTGGCATCGTCGCCTCGATCGCCGCCCCGCAGGCCGCTGACGCCGCCACCGGTGTCGCGTCGTTCTCCGGTTCGAACCAGGCAGCCGCTGCCGTTCCCGCGCAGTCGGTGCAGGCCAAGCAGCTGCTGGCCAGCGTCTCGGCAAAGCCGCAGCTGGCCGTCGCCGAGCAAGCCAAGTCGCTCGTCGTGAAGCCGAAGGCGAAGAAGAAGCCGGCCACCCAGGCCAAGAGCACCCCGCGCAAGCAGAACACCGCGCGCACCACCGCCGCGGCGCAGACCCGCACCGAGCAGGCCTCCGCCAGCACCCGGACGCAGGTGCGTCCGCGCACCTCGTCGGTGTCGCGCTCGCAGGTCCGCACCGTGGCGACCACCACCCAGCGCAGCACCTACACCCCGCGTACCCAGCCGACCCAGCGTCCGGTGAGCCAGCCGAAGGCGCAGCCGACGGTGCCCTCCACCTCCGGTGTGGTCGCCATCGCGCAGCGTTACCTCGGCACGCCGTACGTCTACGGTGGCAACACCCCGGCCGGCTTCGACTGCTCGGGCTTCACCTCCTACGTGTTCGCGCAGGCGGGCAAGTCGATCCCGCGCACCGCGACCGCGCAGATGTTCGCCTCGACCAAGGTCTCCAACCCGCAGCCGGGTGACCTGGTGTTCTACGGCAGCGCGTCCTACGCCTACCACGTCGGCATCTACATGGGTAACGGCATGATGGTCGCCGCGCCGAAGCCGGGCGACGTCGTGAAGATCCAGGCCGTCTACGGCAACCCGGTCGCCTACGGTCGCCTCTGA
- a CDS encoding uracil-DNA glycosylase — translation MLFLLESPGPMARPDDTVGHGSNPSGLISVDNDDPTAEALWHFRSQARLLTDCVHWNAIPWYIPGGKITSADERQALPLLGELLAMLPRLEAVVPMGRVAQRVWTRYSLATATRYVTLPTWHPAARSLNQPGARDHVAMTCKRSAALLAI, via the coding sequence GTGCTTTTCCTGCTCGAATCACCAGGACCGATGGCGAGACCCGACGACACCGTCGGCCACGGCAGCAACCCATCAGGCCTCATCTCTGTCGACAACGACGATCCCACCGCCGAGGCCCTGTGGCATTTCCGCTCGCAGGCGCGGCTGCTCACCGACTGCGTCCACTGGAACGCCATCCCCTGGTATATCCCCGGCGGCAAAATCACGTCCGCCGACGAGCGGCAAGCACTTCCACTCCTCGGCGAGCTTCTAGCCATGCTTCCGAGACTGGAGGCAGTCGTCCCGATGGGACGTGTGGCACAACGCGTCTGGACCCGCTATTCACTCGCGACTGCGACCCGTTACGTGACGCTGCCGACCTGGCACCCCGCTGCGCGTTCGCTCAACCAGCCTGGCGCACGCGATCACGTCGCAATGACATGCAAGCGCTCGGCCGCGCTGCTTGCCATCTGA
- a CDS encoding YbaK/EbsC family protein: MSDLPARSQQIQQLLAEHGVPGQIRVLPESSHTAAQAAAALGTDVGAIASSLVFLADDRPLLVMTSGAHRVDTAMLGLELGQEITQAAPNHVKQVTGQPIGGVSPIGHPEPLRTIVDSSLQAYDELWAAGGTPNTVFPISYADLLRITGGTPMRVAPA, from the coding sequence ATGAGCGACCTGCCCGCGCGCAGTCAGCAGATCCAGCAACTGCTCGCCGAGCACGGCGTGCCCGGGCAGATCAGGGTGCTGCCGGAGTCGTCGCACACCGCGGCGCAGGCGGCCGCGGCGCTCGGCACCGATGTCGGCGCGATCGCGAGCAGCCTGGTCTTTCTCGCCGATGACCGGCCGCTGCTGGTGATGACCAGCGGCGCGCACCGGGTCGACACGGCCATGCTCGGGCTCGAACTCGGCCAGGAGATCACCCAAGCTGCGCCCAACCACGTCAAGCAGGTCACCGGGCAGCCGATCGGTGGCGTGTCGCCGATCGGCCACCCGGAGCCGCTGCGCACGATCGTCGACAGCTCGCTGCAGGCGTATGACGAACTCTGGGCAGCCGGCGGCACCCCCAACACCGTCTTCCCGATCAGCTACGCCGACCTGCTGCGCATCACCGGCGGCACCCCGATGCGCGTCGCCCCCGCCTGA
- the pdxH gene encoding pyridoxamine 5'-phosphate oxidase, whose protein sequence is MQPIKRWDYAGEGLDESELPAAPWPVVERWVDDARIRQGEQGDVPEPDAISVATVDGAGQPHVRTVLLRYLTPAGPGFYTNLQSRKGLDLQANPRIAAALTWPAMYRAIRFVGTAEELDRETVTEYFQNRPYGSRIGAWASRQSEPAAGRIELEDAVAAYERKWPDTGSADDVPLPVHWGGYVVRCDEVEFWAGRASRLHDRLVYVRCADGDLSDPGAWRIERRQP, encoded by the coding sequence ATGCAGCCGATCAAGCGGTGGGACTACGCGGGCGAGGGACTGGACGAGAGCGAGCTGCCGGCCGCGCCCTGGCCGGTCGTGGAGCGGTGGGTCGACGACGCGCGGATCCGGCAGGGCGAGCAGGGTGACGTGCCCGAACCGGACGCGATCTCGGTGGCGACCGTCGACGGCGCCGGCCAGCCGCACGTGCGGACCGTGCTGCTGCGCTATCTGACGCCGGCCGGTCCGGGCTTCTACACCAACCTGCAGAGCCGCAAAGGCCTTGACCTGCAAGCCAATCCGCGCATTGCGGCGGCGCTCACCTGGCCGGCGATGTACCGCGCGATCCGCTTCGTCGGCACCGCGGAGGAGCTCGACCGGGAAACGGTCACCGAGTACTTCCAGAACCGGCCCTACGGCTCGCGGATCGGTGCGTGGGCGTCGCGACAGTCCGAACCCGCCGCCGGGCGCATCGAGTTGGAAGACGCCGTTGCGGCATACGAGCGGAAGTGGCCGGACACCGGCAGCGCCGACGACGTGCCCCTGCCGGTGCACTGGGGTGGGTATGTCGTGCGCTGCGACGAGGTGGAGTTCTGGGCCGGCCGGGCCAGCCGGCTGCACGACCGGCTGGTCTACGTGCGCTGCGCCGACGGAGACCTGAGCGATCCCGGCGCCTGGCGGATCGAGCGCCGGCAGCCCTGA
- a CDS encoding DUF6918 family protein produces the protein MTLSQSLLAADTRPAVVADLVGVIDAEVKDKKGLGGVAIKGGYAAVRKVSPTIATSATDRMLPDFVAALEPFWADFGGAGDFGSYLSGRGDEVADALLQVTDRRAAATDREPLKRAYNGLRGKAKDNVKAALPRLGAVVQQHAR, from the coding sequence GTGACCCTGTCGCAATCCCTGCTCGCCGCCGACACCCGGCCCGCCGTCGTCGCCGACCTGGTGGGTGTCATCGACGCCGAGGTCAAGGACAAGAAGGGACTCGGCGGGGTCGCGATCAAGGGCGGCTATGCCGCGGTCCGCAAGGTGAGTCCGACGATCGCGACGAGCGCGACCGACCGGATGCTGCCGGACTTCGTGGCCGCGCTCGAGCCGTTCTGGGCCGACTTCGGCGGCGCGGGAGACTTCGGGTCCTACCTCAGCGGCCGCGGCGACGAGGTCGCCGACGCGCTGCTGCAGGTGACCGACCGGCGCGCCGCCGCCACCGACCGGGAGCCACTGAAGCGCGCCTACAACGGGCTGCGCGGCAAGGCCAAGGACAACGTCAAGGCAGCGCTGCCGCGGCTGGGCGCCGTGGTGCAGCAGCACGCCCGCTGA
- a CDS encoding DUF2505 domain-containing protein — MDISLNWTLKSDPDEVYDDAIKTEYQDDICQNAGALSYNSSVVEKGPGHQVTVQRVMPSGDVPDLLKKLVGDKVDVTQVITWGERQADGSRTGTVEVTMKGQPITMKGTTSIAPEGTGSRVGVKADLKAKLPLIGGKIEKMAAPEILNAIKAEEETSHQWDDRKHP; from the coding sequence ATGGACATCTCCCTGAACTGGACGCTCAAGTCGGACCCGGACGAGGTCTACGACGACGCGATCAAGACCGAATACCAGGACGACATCTGCCAGAACGCCGGCGCGCTGAGCTACAACAGCTCGGTCGTCGAGAAGGGCCCGGGCCACCAGGTCACGGTGCAGCGGGTCATGCCGTCCGGTGACGTGCCGGACCTGCTGAAGAAGCTCGTCGGCGACAAGGTCGACGTCACCCAGGTGATCACCTGGGGCGAGCGTCAGGCCGACGGCAGCCGCACCGGCACCGTCGAGGTGACGATGAAGGGCCAACCGATCACGATGAAGGGCACGACCTCGATCGCGCCCGAGGGCACCGGCTCGCGGGTGGGCGTCAAGGCCGACCTCAAGGCGAAGCTGCCGCTGATCGGCGGCAAGATCGAGAAGATGGCGGCGCCGGAGATCCTCAACGCCATCAAGGCCGAGGAGGAGACCAGCCACCAGTGGGACGACCGCAAACACCCCTGA
- a CDS encoding nitroreductase/quinone reductase family protein has translation MTTDPHLPAFLGGLTKAKPVAFVVRTLVPVDKAVTRWSGGRIHLVPTAVLPQLTLTTTGRRTGRPREVPLLYVRDGGGYVVVGSNFGQRAHPAWVLNLEHNPHAEIQLGTEQLPVVAVPLDDAERQRLWPRIVRVWPGYDSYVQWAGDRRIRLFRLMPQDGRTS, from the coding sequence ATGACGACAGACCCGCACCTGCCGGCCTTCCTCGGCGGGCTGACCAAGGCCAAACCCGTCGCGTTCGTCGTGCGCACACTGGTGCCGGTCGACAAGGCGGTGACCCGCTGGTCCGGCGGCCGGATCCACCTGGTGCCGACCGCGGTGCTGCCCCAGCTGACCCTGACCACCACCGGACGCCGCACCGGGCGCCCGCGCGAGGTGCCGTTGCTCTACGTGCGCGACGGCGGCGGCTACGTGGTGGTCGGCTCCAACTTCGGCCAGCGGGCCCATCCGGCGTGGGTGCTCAACCTCGAGCACAACCCGCACGCCGAGATCCAGCTCGGCACCGAGCAGTTGCCGGTGGTGGCGGTGCCGCTCGACGACGCCGAGCGGCAGCGGCTCTGGCCGCGGATCGTGCGGGTCTGGCCCGGCTACGACAGCTATGTGCAGTGGGCCGGTGACCGGCGCATCCGGCTGTTCCGGCTGATGCCGCAGGACGGCCGGACCAGCTGA
- a CDS encoding class I SAM-dependent methyltransferase codes for MVDKSLWMRQVENNPEHSSWYVERFRSMARDGADLDGEARLVDAMAARGSRILDAGCGPGRVGGALHRSGHTVVGVDVDPTLIEAAERDHPGPTWLVQDLAELDLPAAGIAEPFDLIVSAGNVMTFLAPTTRARVLERLAAHLVPGGRAVIGFGAERGYAFEDFLADAGRAGLTHELSLGTWDVRPFGPESDFLVAILRR; via the coding sequence ATGGTCGACAAGAGCCTCTGGATGCGTCAGGTCGAGAACAACCCCGAGCATTCGAGCTGGTATGTCGAGCGCTTCCGCTCGATGGCGCGCGACGGTGCCGACCTCGACGGTGAGGCGCGGCTGGTCGACGCGATGGCAGCGCGCGGCTCACGGATCCTCGACGCGGGCTGCGGCCCGGGCCGGGTGGGCGGGGCGCTGCACCGGTCCGGGCACACCGTCGTCGGGGTGGACGTCGACCCGACGCTGATCGAGGCGGCGGAGCGGGACCACCCCGGACCGACTTGGCTGGTGCAGGACCTTGCCGAGCTCGACCTGCCGGCGGCGGGCATCGCAGAGCCGTTCGACCTGATCGTCAGCGCCGGCAACGTGATGACGTTCCTCGCCCCGACCACGAGGGCGCGGGTGCTCGAGCGTCTGGCCGCCCACCTCGTGCCGGGCGGCCGCGCCGTGATCGGCTTCGGCGCCGAGCGCGGCTACGCGTTCGAGGACTTCCTGGCCGACGCCGGGCGGGCCGGACTGACCCACGAGTTGTCGCTCGGCACCTGGGACGTGCGGCCGTTCGGGCCGGAGTCGGACTTCCTGGTGGCGATCCTGCGCCGCTGA
- a CDS encoding iron dependent repressor, metal binding and dimerization domain protein — MSELIDTTEMYLRTIFDLEEEGILPLRARIAERLGHSGPTVSQTVARMERDGLLTLAGDRHLELTDEGRVLAIRVMRKHRLAERLLVDVLGVDLEFAHDEACRWEHVMSDRVERRILALLSEHHLSPYGNPIPGLEELGEAETVEKFRDGVRPLTELVTIDAGDFVVRRIGEPAQADQDAISVLTAGAIAPGAAVRAYLDGDRVLVQAGSVDAVSLPRDVASHVFVDAG; from the coding sequence GTGAGTGAGCTGATCGACACCACGGAGATGTATCTCCGCACCATCTTCGACCTCGAGGAAGAGGGCATCCTGCCGCTGCGCGCGCGCATCGCCGAGCGCCTCGGCCACTCCGGCCCGACCGTCTCGCAGACGGTTGCCCGGATGGAGCGGGACGGTCTGCTGACGCTCGCCGGCGACCGCCACCTGGAGCTGACCGACGAGGGTCGCGTGCTCGCCATCCGGGTCATGCGCAAGCACCGGCTGGCGGAGCGATTGCTCGTCGACGTCCTCGGCGTCGATCTCGAATTCGCCCACGACGAGGCGTGCCGGTGGGAGCACGTCATGAGCGACCGCGTGGAGCGTCGCATCCTGGCGCTGCTCAGCGAGCACCACCTGTCGCCTTACGGCAACCCGATCCCGGGCCTCGAGGAGCTCGGCGAGGCCGAGACCGTCGAGAAGTTCCGCGACGGGGTGCGCCCGCTCACCGAGCTGGTGACCATCGACGCGGGCGACTTCGTCGTACGACGGATCGGCGAGCCCGCCCAGGCCGACCAGGACGCGATCAGCGTGCTCACCGCGGGCGCCATCGCCCCCGGCGCCGCCGTCCGGGCCTACCTCGACGGGGACCGGGTGCTGGTGCAGGCCGGCTCGGTCGATGCCGTCTCGTTACCCCGCGACGTGGCGTCCCACGTCTTCGTGGACGCCGGCTGA
- a CDS encoding acyltransferase encodes MTATTRGSALTTGARAAASRARRAANALAQTGVRSSIVPESLRVRVLRATGALIEPTTSVRPRVHMSADVRFGAETSVGEEALLQGPTVVGDRSHVGPRALVITYTHPIGGHELRCPNPPLIKQVTIGEGCWIGAGSMILPGVTIGDGVIVAAGAVVTQDCESDCLYAGVPARLVRRLSAPE; translated from the coding sequence ATGACGGCGACGACACGAGGCAGCGCGTTGACGACCGGAGCCAGGGCCGCCGCCTCCCGCGCGCGGCGCGCCGCCAATGCGCTGGCACAGACGGGGGTGCGGTCCTCGATCGTGCCCGAGTCGCTGCGGGTGCGGGTGCTGCGCGCGACGGGGGCACTCATCGAGCCGACCACGTCGGTGCGGCCGCGGGTGCACATGAGCGCCGACGTGCGGTTCGGCGCCGAGACGTCGGTCGGCGAGGAGGCCCTCCTGCAGGGGCCGACGGTCGTCGGCGACCGCAGCCACGTCGGGCCGCGCGCGCTGGTGATCACCTACACCCACCCCATCGGCGGGCACGAATTGCGTTGTCCCAACCCGCCGTTGATCAAACAGGTGACGATCGGCGAAGGCTGCTGGATCGGCGCGGGTTCGATGATCCTGCCGGGGGTGACGATCGGCGACGGCGTGATCGTGGCGGCCGGTGCCGTGGTGACGCAGGACTGCGAGTCGGACTGCCTCTATGCCGGGGTCCCTGCCCGGCTGGTCCGCCGGCTCTCGGCACCCGAGTGA